A window of the Streptomyces finlayi genome harbors these coding sequences:
- a CDS encoding LacI family DNA-binding transcriptional regulator — MRVTIADVARAAGVSKTTVSRVVNGKADVDRSTAYRVREVIAGLGYVPSSGAVGLARGSSRTVGMLVPSLTWPWMGELLQGVVDTVEAADYGLLLFTCNRGAESVRRFTGQVSARAFDGLVVVEPENTLGHLTALHRAGLPIVLIDDRGHHPAFPSVVTTNYEGGASAARHLRDSGRTRPLVVTGPQDFGCVRDRMRGFGSVLPTGLVAHGDFTERGGRLAVEQLLASGAEFDSVFAHNDISAVGALRALHAAGRRVPDDIAVVGFDDIPVARHIEPPLTTVRQPTRQMGETAARMLLSHLGGTAVPDEPVVLPTELIVRRSAP; from the coding sequence ATGCGTGTCACCATCGCCGATGTGGCCCGCGCGGCCGGCGTCAGCAAGACAACGGTGTCCAGGGTCGTCAACGGCAAGGCGGACGTGGACCGTTCGACGGCCTACCGCGTTCGGGAAGTGATTGCGGGACTCGGCTATGTACCGAGCTCCGGCGCCGTCGGGCTGGCCCGCGGCAGCAGCCGCACCGTCGGGATGCTGGTGCCCTCGCTGACCTGGCCGTGGATGGGTGAACTGCTCCAGGGAGTCGTCGACACGGTCGAGGCCGCCGACTACGGACTGCTGCTCTTCACCTGCAACCGAGGCGCGGAGTCCGTACGGCGGTTCACCGGCCAGGTGTCGGCGCGCGCCTTCGACGGACTCGTCGTCGTCGAACCGGAGAACACCCTCGGCCACCTCACCGCGCTGCACCGCGCGGGCCTGCCGATCGTGCTGATCGACGATCGCGGCCACCACCCCGCGTTCCCCTCCGTCGTGACGACCAACTACGAGGGAGGTGCCTCGGCGGCCCGCCATCTGCGGGACTCCGGGCGCACTCGGCCGCTGGTCGTCACCGGGCCCCAGGACTTCGGCTGTGTACGCGACCGGATGCGGGGATTCGGTTCGGTCCTGCCCACCGGCCTCGTCGCGCACGGCGACTTCACCGAGCGGGGCGGCCGTCTCGCTGTGGAACAACTGCTCGCCTCGGGAGCGGAATTCGACTCGGTGTTCGCGCACAACGACATCAGCGCGGTGGGCGCGCTGAGGGCCCTGCACGCTGCGGGGCGCCGCGTTCCGGACGACATCGCGGTCGTCGGTTTCGACGACATCCCGGTGGCCCGGCACATCGAACCGCCGCTGACCACCGTGCGCCAGCCCACCCGGCAGATGGGTGAGACGGCGGCACGAATGCTTCTCTCACACCTCGGTGGCACCGCCGTACCGGACGAACCGGTGGTCCTGCCCACCGAACTGATCGTGCGCCGTTCGGCGCCCTGA
- the cimA gene encoding citramalate synthase codes for MTTKATATDDSFHVFDTTLRDGAQREGINLTVADKLTIARHLDDFGVGFIEGGWPGANPRDTEFFARAAKEIDFAHAQLVAFGATRRAGGSAADDPQVKALLDSGAPVITLVAKSHDRHVELALRTTLEENLEMVRDTVSHLRAQGRRVFVDCEHFFDGYRANAEYAKAVVRAASEAGADVVILCDTNGGMLPAQIQAVVATVLADTGARLGIHAQDDTGCAVANTLAAVDAGATHVQCTANGYGERVGNANLFPVVAALELKYGKTVLPEGALADMTRISHAIAEVVNLTPSTHQPYVGVSAFAHKAGLHASAIKVDPDLYQHIDPELVGNTMRMLVSDMAGRASIELKGKELGIDLGGDRELVGRVVARVKERELHGYTYEAADASFELLLRSEVEGRARRYFRTESWRVITEDRPDGTHANEATVKLWAKGERIVATAEGNGPVNALDRALRVGLERIYPQLAKLELVDYKVRILEGTTGTDSTTRVLITTGDGAGDWSTVGVAENIIAASWQSLEDAYTYGLLRAGVEPLD; via the coding sequence ATGACCACCAAGGCCACGGCCACCGACGACAGTTTCCATGTCTTCGACACCACACTGCGCGACGGTGCACAGCGTGAAGGCATCAACCTGACGGTCGCGGACAAGCTGACCATTGCCCGGCACCTGGACGACTTCGGCGTCGGCTTCATCGAGGGCGGCTGGCCGGGGGCCAACCCGCGCGACACGGAGTTCTTCGCCCGCGCCGCGAAGGAGATCGACTTCGCCCACGCCCAGCTGGTCGCGTTCGGCGCGACCCGCAGAGCGGGCGGCAGCGCGGCCGACGACCCACAGGTCAAGGCGCTCCTCGACTCCGGTGCGCCGGTGATCACGCTGGTCGCCAAGTCCCACGACCGCCATGTCGAACTAGCCCTGCGCACCACGCTGGAAGAGAACCTGGAGATGGTCCGCGACACCGTCTCCCACCTCCGCGCGCAGGGGCGGCGCGTCTTCGTCGACTGCGAGCACTTCTTCGACGGCTACCGGGCCAACGCCGAGTACGCCAAGGCCGTCGTCCGGGCCGCCTCCGAGGCGGGCGCCGACGTCGTCATCCTGTGCGACACCAACGGCGGCATGCTCCCCGCCCAGATCCAGGCCGTGGTCGCCACCGTCCTCGCGGACACCGGGGCCCGCCTCGGCATCCACGCACAGGACGACACCGGCTGCGCCGTGGCCAACACCCTCGCCGCCGTCGACGCCGGTGCCACCCACGTCCAGTGCACGGCCAACGGATACGGCGAGCGGGTCGGCAACGCCAACCTCTTCCCCGTCGTCGCAGCCCTGGAACTCAAGTACGGCAAGACCGTCCTCCCCGAGGGCGCGCTCGCCGACATGACCCGGATCTCGCACGCCATCGCCGAGGTCGTCAACCTCACGCCCTCCACCCACCAGCCCTACGTGGGTGTCTCCGCCTTCGCCCACAAGGCCGGCCTCCACGCCTCCGCGATCAAGGTCGATCCGGACCTCTACCAGCACATCGATCCGGAGCTCGTCGGCAACACCATGCGGATGCTCGTCTCCGACATGGCGGGCCGTGCCTCGATCGAGCTCAAGGGCAAGGAGCTCGGCATCGACCTCGGGGGTGACCGCGAGCTCGTCGGCCGGGTCGTCGCCCGGGTCAAGGAGCGCGAACTCCATGGCTACACCTACGAGGCCGCCGACGCCTCCTTCGAACTCCTCCTGCGCAGCGAGGTCGAGGGCCGGGCCCGCCGCTACTTCCGTACGGAGTCCTGGCGGGTCATCACCGAGGACCGCCCCGACGGCACGCACGCCAACGAGGCGACCGTGAAGCTCTGGGCCAAGGGCGAACGCATCGTCGCCACCGCGGAGGGCAACGGCCCGGTCAACGCACTGGACCGGGCACTCCGCGTCGGCCTGGAGCGGATCTATCCGCAGCTCGCCAAACTGGAGCTGGTCGACTACAAGGTCCGTATCCTGGAGGGTACGACCGGCACCGACTCCACCACCCGGGTACTGATCACCACGGGTGACGGAGCCGGTGACTGGTCGACGGTGGGCGTGGCCGAGAACATCATCGCGGCCTCCTGGCAGTCGCTGGAGGACGCGTACACGTACGGCCTGCTGCGGGCCGGCGTCGAGCCTCTCGACTAG
- a CDS encoding TetR/AcrR family transcriptional regulator, whose protein sequence is MTPPPARRRNIAPPRESVLVAAMATIAERGLDGLTMAGLGREVGMSSGHLLYYFRTKDELLLQTLEWSEGRLGAERGALLSGQAPAAERLGAYVELYLPEGPRDPHWTLWLEVWNRSQDADADARGRQAAIEGAWHRDLVALLAEGISRGEFRAVDPDRFAARLRALLDGFSVHVAVGIPGTGREQVLSHVREFLRDALFPPPAP, encoded by the coding sequence ATGACCCCGCCACCCGCCCGCCGGCGCAACATCGCCCCGCCCCGGGAGTCCGTGCTCGTCGCGGCCATGGCCACCATCGCCGAGCGCGGGCTCGACGGGCTGACCATGGCCGGGCTCGGCCGCGAGGTCGGAATGAGCAGTGGGCACCTTCTCTACTACTTCCGTACCAAGGACGAACTGCTCCTGCAGACCCTGGAGTGGAGCGAGGGCCGGCTCGGGGCCGAGCGCGGTGCCCTGCTGTCCGGGCAGGCGCCCGCCGCCGAGCGGCTCGGCGCGTACGTGGAGCTCTACCTGCCCGAAGGGCCGCGGGACCCGCACTGGACGCTCTGGCTTGAGGTCTGGAACCGCTCACAGGACGCCGACGCGGACGCGCGCGGACGGCAGGCCGCGATCGAGGGGGCCTGGCACCGCGACCTGGTGGCGCTGCTCGCCGAGGGGATCTCGCGCGGCGAGTTCCGTGCCGTGGACCCCGACCGGTTCGCCGCCCGGCTGCGGGCCCTGCTCGACGGGTTCAGCGTCCACGTCGCCGTCGGCATACCGGGTACGGGGCGGGAGCAGGTCCTCTCCCATGTGCGGGAGTTCCTGCGCGACGCGCTGTTCCCGCCGCCCGCGCCGTGA
- a CDS encoding agmatine deiminase family protein has translation MSFRMPPEWAPHERTWMAWPGPNVTFSGDDLAESREAWASVARAVRRFEPVTMVTGPGQSEEARGLLGPDIEVVERELDDAWMRDIGPTFVTDGTRLAAVDWVFNGWGAQDWATWEHDAKIARHVADLVGVPVHSSPLVNEGGGIHVDGEGTVLLTETVQLGAERNPGWTKAEAEAEIHAKLGTTKAIWLRRGLTGDYPPHGYGTLGHVDIVAAFAAPGVVVAHTQPDPSHPDHALCRENVAMLRSQTDAKGRPLEVVEVPAPTVVRDEDGEWTDYSYINHYLCNGGVVLCAFDDPRDEQAADIFRRLHPGRTVELVDARTIFAGGGGIHCITQQQPAVHG, from the coding sequence ATGAGTTTCCGTATGCCGCCCGAGTGGGCCCCGCACGAACGGACCTGGATGGCGTGGCCGGGCCCGAACGTCACCTTCTCCGGTGACGACCTCGCCGAGTCCCGCGAGGCCTGGGCCTCGGTCGCGCGAGCCGTACGCCGCTTCGAGCCGGTGACCATGGTCACCGGCCCCGGCCAGTCGGAGGAGGCCCGCGGCCTGCTCGGCCCGGACATCGAGGTGGTCGAACGTGAGCTGGACGACGCCTGGATGCGCGACATCGGCCCCACCTTCGTCACCGACGGCACCCGGCTGGCGGCCGTCGACTGGGTGTTCAACGGCTGGGGAGCCCAGGACTGGGCGACCTGGGAGCACGACGCGAAGATCGCCCGCCATGTCGCGGACCTCGTGGGCGTCCCCGTGCACAGCTCGCCCCTGGTCAACGAGGGCGGCGGCATCCACGTCGACGGTGAGGGAACGGTCCTGCTCACCGAGACGGTGCAGCTGGGCGCCGAGCGCAACCCGGGATGGACGAAGGCCGAGGCCGAGGCCGAGATCCACGCCAAGCTCGGTACCACGAAGGCGATCTGGCTCAGGCGCGGCCTCACCGGCGACTACCCGCCCCACGGCTACGGCACCCTCGGCCATGTCGACATCGTCGCCGCCTTCGCGGCCCCCGGGGTGGTCGTCGCCCACACCCAGCCCGACCCGTCCCACCCCGACCACGCGCTCTGCCGGGAGAACGTGGCGATGCTCAGGTCGCAGACGGACGCGAAGGGCCGCCCCCTGGAGGTCGTCGAGGTCCCGGCCCCGACAGTGGTCCGGGACGAGGACGGCGAGTGGACCGACTACTCCTACATCAACCACTACCTCTGCAACGGCGGAGTGGTGCTGTGCGCCTTCGACGACCCCCGCGACGAGCAGGCCGCGGACATCTTCCGCCGTCTCCACCCCGGCCGCACGGTCGAGCTGGTCGACGCCCGGACGATCTTCGCGGGCGGCGGCGGCATCCACTGCATCACCCAGCAGCAGCCGGCCGTGCACGGCTGA
- a CDS encoding urease subunit alpha encodes MDPCEYASVHGPRAGDRVVLGDSGLVVRVESDSQRHGDEFLAGFGKTARDGLHLKAAAVRDTCDVVISNVLVIDAVLGIRKVSIGIREGRVHAIGRAGNPDTLDGVDVVVGTGTTIVSGEGMIATAGAVDTHVHLLSPRIMEASLASGVTTVIGQEFGPVWGVGVNSPWALRHAFGAFDAWPVNIGFLARGSSSDGAPLVEALAEGGASGFKVHEDMGAHTRALDTALRVAEEHDVQVALHSDGLNECLSVEDTLSVLDGRTIHAFHIEGCGGGHVPNVLKMAGVPNVIGSSTNPTLPFGRDAVAEHYGMIVSVHDLKTDLPGDAAMARDRIRAGTMGAEDVLHDLGAIGITSSDAQGMGRAGETVRRTFAMAGKMKAELGPLEGDGPHDDNARVLRYMAKLTINPALAHGLAHEIGSIEVGKLADIVLWKPQFFGAKPQMVLKAGFPAWGVTGDPNAATDTCEPLVLGPLFGGYGATPADISVAFVAKAATDLGSDLMPTRRRRVAVRGTRGIGPADLRLNSRIGAVGVDAKSGLVTLDGAPMRSEPAGSVSLNRLYFL; translated from the coding sequence ATGGACCCCTGCGAATACGCCTCGGTCCACGGACCGCGCGCCGGCGACCGGGTCGTCCTCGGTGACTCCGGCCTGGTGGTGCGCGTCGAATCGGACTCTCAGCGGCACGGCGACGAGTTCCTCGCCGGATTCGGCAAGACCGCGCGCGACGGGCTGCATCTGAAGGCCGCCGCCGTACGCGACACCTGTGACGTCGTCATCAGCAACGTGCTGGTCATCGACGCCGTCCTGGGCATCCGGAAGGTCTCCATCGGTATCCGTGAGGGCCGTGTCCACGCGATCGGCCGGGCCGGGAACCCGGACACCCTCGACGGTGTCGACGTCGTCGTCGGCACGGGGACCACCATCGTCTCGGGCGAGGGCATGATCGCGACGGCCGGCGCCGTGGACACCCATGTCCATCTGCTCTCGCCCCGCATCATGGAGGCCTCGCTCGCCTCCGGCGTGACCACCGTCATCGGCCAGGAGTTCGGCCCGGTGTGGGGTGTCGGAGTCAACTCGCCGTGGGCGCTGCGCCACGCCTTCGGCGCCTTCGACGCCTGGCCGGTCAACATCGGCTTCCTGGCGCGCGGTTCGTCGTCCGACGGCGCACCGCTGGTGGAGGCGCTGGCCGAGGGCGGTGCGTCCGGCTTCAAGGTCCACGAGGACATGGGCGCCCACACCCGTGCGCTCGACACCGCCCTGCGCGTGGCCGAGGAGCACGACGTACAGGTCGCCCTGCACAGCGACGGGCTGAACGAGTGCCTGTCCGTCGAGGACACCCTGAGCGTCCTGGACGGCCGGACGATCCACGCGTTCCACATCGAGGGGTGCGGCGGCGGACACGTGCCGAACGTCCTGAAGATGGCGGGCGTGCCCAATGTCATCGGTTCCTCGACCAACCCGACGCTGCCCTTCGGCCGGGACGCGGTGGCCGAGCACTACGGAATGATCGTCTCCGTACACGACCTCAAGACCGACCTGCCCGGCGACGCGGCCATGGCGAGGGACCGGATCAGGGCGGGCACGATGGGCGCGGAGGACGTGCTGCACGACCTCGGCGCGATCGGCATCACCTCCTCGGACGCGCAGGGGATGGGGCGTGCGGGCGAGACCGTACGCCGTACCTTCGCGATGGCCGGGAAGATGAAGGCCGAGCTGGGGCCCCTGGAGGGCGACGGTCCGCACGACGACAACGCCCGGGTACTGCGCTACATGGCGAAGCTGACGATCAACCCGGCCCTGGCGCACGGCCTCGCGCACGAGATCGGCTCGATCGAGGTGGGCAAGCTCGCCGACATCGTGCTGTGGAAGCCGCAGTTCTTCGGGGCCAAGCCGCAGATGGTCCTGAAGGCGGGCTTCCCCGCCTGGGGGGTGACGGGCGACCCCAACGCCGCGACCGACACCTGTGAACCGCTGGTCCTGGGACCGTTGTTCGGGGGGTACGGCGCGACACCCGCAGACATCTCGGTGGCCTTCGTGGCCAAGGCCGCGACCGACCTGGGTTCCGACCTGATGCCCACCCGGCGCCGAAGGGTCGCCGTGCGCGGCACCCGGGGGATCGGTCCAGCGGACCTCCGCCTCAACTCCCGCATCGGTGCGGTGGGGGTGGACGCGAAGAGCGGTCTGGTCACGCTGGACGGTGCCCCGATGCGTTCCGAACCGGCCGGATCGGTCTCCCTGAACCGCCTCTACTTCCTTTAG
- the ureA gene encoding urease subunit gamma — MRLTPTERDRLLLFGAAELARARRARGLRLNVPEATALIADTVCEAARDGRRLAEAIEAARAVLGPDDVLPGVADVVTEVHVEAVFDDGSRLAVVSAPIGGGGLGDGAPGAVLPAAPHAEPGPALRLRVRNTATVPVSVTSHFHFFEANPRLDFDRAAAYGMRLSVPAGSSVRFDPGGGAEVGLVPIGGARIAIGFAGLVDGPLDAPGAKEEALRRAAACGYLGAEDV, encoded by the coding sequence ATGAGACTGACCCCGACCGAGCGCGATCGTCTGCTGCTCTTCGGAGCCGCGGAACTGGCGCGGGCGCGCCGCGCGCGTGGGCTGAGGCTCAACGTCCCCGAGGCGACCGCGCTCATCGCGGACACCGTCTGCGAGGCGGCCCGCGACGGGCGGCGGCTCGCGGAGGCCATCGAGGCCGCACGGGCCGTCCTGGGGCCCGACGACGTACTGCCCGGCGTGGCGGACGTGGTCACCGAGGTCCACGTGGAGGCCGTCTTCGACGACGGTTCCCGGCTGGCGGTCGTGTCCGCGCCCATCGGGGGCGGGGGTCTCGGTGACGGGGCGCCCGGCGCCGTACTGCCCGCCGCACCGCACGCCGAGCCCGGACCGGCGCTGCGGCTGCGCGTGCGCAACACCGCGACCGTCCCGGTCAGCGTCACCTCGCACTTCCACTTCTTCGAGGCCAACCCGCGCCTCGACTTCGACCGGGCCGCGGCCTACGGAATGCGGCTGTCGGTGCCCGCCGGATCGTCGGTCCGCTTCGACCCGGGTGGCGGGGCCGAGGTCGGCCTCGTGCCGATCGGCGGCGCGCGGATCGCGATCGGTTTCGCGGGTCTCGTCGACGGCCCGCTGGACGCGCCCGGCGCGAAGGAAGAGGCCCTGCGGCGTGCGGCGGCCTGCGGCTATCTCGGAGCGGAAGACGTCTGA
- a CDS encoding branched-chain amino acid aminotransferase has translation MTTPTIELKPSSHPLSDAEREAVLASPGFGRHFTDHMVTIRWTEGRGWHDAQLVPYGPLSMDPANMTLHYAQEIFEGLKAYRQPDGTVASFRPQANAERFQRSADRLAMPELPVETFIAACDALVQQDKAWVPEHGGEESLYLRPFMIAAEVGLGVRPANEYLFIVIASPAGAYFPGGVKPVSIWLSENRVRAVPGGMGDAKTGGNYAASLLAQAEAAAQGCDQVAYLDAVEHKWVEELGGMNLYFVYGQEDGTTRIVTPELTGSLLAGITRDSLLRVAGDLGYGAEEGRVSIDRWKADTANGTLTEVFACGTAAVITPVGTVKSADGEWVQGDGTPGEVTMKLRDRLLDIQRGIAEDTHGWMHPLG, from the coding sequence ATGACGACGCCCACGATCGAGCTCAAGCCCTCCTCGCACCCGCTGTCCGACGCGGAGCGCGAGGCGGTCCTGGCCAGCCCCGGTTTCGGCCGCCACTTCACCGATCACATGGTGACGATCAGGTGGACCGAGGGCAGGGGCTGGCACGACGCCCAGCTCGTCCCGTACGGCCCGCTGTCGATGGACCCGGCCAACATGACCCTGCACTACGCGCAGGAGATCTTCGAGGGCCTCAAGGCGTACCGTCAGCCCGACGGCACGGTGGCCAGTTTCCGCCCCCAGGCCAACGCCGAGCGCTTCCAGCGGTCCGCGGACCGGCTCGCGATGCCAGAGCTTCCGGTCGAGACGTTCATCGCGGCCTGTGACGCCCTCGTCCAGCAGGACAAGGCATGGGTTCCGGAGCACGGTGGCGAGGAGTCCCTCTACCTGCGCCCGTTCATGATCGCGGCCGAGGTCGGCCTCGGTGTCCGGCCGGCCAACGAGTACCTCTTCATCGTCATCGCCTCGCCCGCCGGCGCGTACTTCCCCGGCGGCGTGAAGCCCGTCTCCATCTGGCTCTCCGAGAACCGCGTCCGCGCCGTTCCCGGCGGCATGGGGGACGCCAAGACCGGCGGCAACTACGCCGCGTCGCTGCTGGCGCAGGCCGAGGCGGCCGCCCAGGGCTGCGACCAGGTCGCCTACCTCGACGCCGTGGAGCACAAGTGGGTCGAGGAGCTCGGCGGCATGAACCTGTACTTCGTGTACGGGCAGGAGGACGGCACGACGCGGATCGTCACTCCCGAGCTCACCGGCTCGCTGCTCGCCGGCATCACCCGCGACTCGCTGCTGAGGGTCGCGGGTGACCTCGGTTACGGGGCCGAGGAGGGCCGCGTCTCCATCGACCGGTGGAAGGCCGACACCGCGAACGGCACCCTGACCGAGGTCTTCGCCTGCGGCACCGCCGCCGTGATCACGCCCGTCGGCACCGTCAAGTCCGCCGACGGCGAGTGGGTCCAGGGCGACGGCACGCCCGGCGAGGTCACCATGAAGCTGCGCGACCGCCTGCTGGACATCCAGCGCGGCATCGCCGAGGACACCCACGGCTGGATGCACCCCCTCGGCTAG
- a CDS encoding 3-isopropylmalate dehydrogenase translates to MSRSINLAVIPGDGIGQEVVAQGLKVLNAVLPQDVKLETKEYDLGAQRWHRTGETLPDAELEALKGHDALLLGAIGDPSVPSGVLERGLLLKLRFAFDHYINLRPSKLFPNTATPLAGRPDIDFVVVREGTEGPYTGNGGSLRTGTEHEVATEVSVNTAYGVERVVRDAFERAKARPRKKLTLVHKNNVLVYAGHMWKNIFDRVAAEYPEVTTDYLHVDAATIFFVTQPERFDVIVTDNLFGDILTDLAAAVTGGIGLAASGNINPTGTFPSMFEPVHGSAPDIAGSGKADPTATILSVALLLRHLGYETEAVRIEDAVSADLAGRDGVTTRTTDEIGDALAVRVAS, encoded by the coding sequence ATGTCTCGCAGCATCAATCTCGCAGTGATCCCCGGTGACGGTATCGGCCAGGAGGTCGTGGCCCAGGGACTCAAGGTCCTCAACGCTGTTCTCCCGCAGGATGTGAAGCTGGAGACCAAGGAGTACGACCTTGGCGCCCAGCGCTGGCACCGCACCGGTGAAACCCTCCCGGACGCGGAGCTGGAAGCGCTCAAGGGCCACGACGCCCTCCTGCTCGGCGCGATCGGTGACCCGTCCGTGCCGTCCGGCGTCCTGGAACGAGGGCTCCTGCTGAAGCTGCGTTTCGCCTTCGACCACTACATCAACCTGCGCCCGTCGAAGCTCTTCCCGAACACCGCGACCCCGCTCGCCGGACGCCCCGACATCGACTTCGTCGTCGTGCGCGAGGGCACCGAGGGCCCGTACACGGGCAACGGCGGTTCGCTGCGTACGGGTACGGAGCACGAGGTCGCCACCGAGGTCAGCGTCAACACCGCGTACGGGGTGGAGCGCGTCGTCCGTGACGCCTTCGAGCGGGCCAAGGCCCGCCCGCGCAAGAAGCTGACGCTGGTGCACAAGAACAACGTCCTCGTGTACGCGGGCCACATGTGGAAGAACATCTTCGACAGGGTCGCGGCCGAGTACCCCGAGGTCACCACCGACTATCTGCACGTCGACGCCGCGACGATCTTCTTCGTCACCCAGCCGGAGCGCTTCGACGTCATCGTCACCGACAACCTCTTCGGTGACATCCTCACGGACCTCGCCGCCGCCGTGACCGGCGGAATCGGCCTGGCCGCCTCCGGCAACATCAACCCGACGGGCACGTTCCCGTCGATGTTCGAGCCGGTCCACGGTTCCGCCCCCGACATCGCGGGCAGTGGCAAGGCCGACCCGACCGCCACGATCCTCTCCGTCGCCCTCCTGCTGCGTCACCTCGGCTACGAGACCGAGGCCGTGCGCATCGAGGACGCCGTCTCCGCGGATCTCGCGGGGCGCGACGGGGTCACCACCCGTACGACCGACGAGATCGGCGACGCCCTCGCGGTACGAGTAGCGAGCTGA
- a CDS encoding S1 family peptidase: MRRTLRARIGVSLLVGATLGLGATPAGAEAVPAASATPAPAPYALDAALERQLGADSAGSYLDARTGGLVVTVTSDRAAEQARSAGATARRVTRSAADLGAAMDALEAGAKITGTSWGIDPRTNQVALEADESVSVREMARIKAVADRLDGAVRITRVPGVFHREVAGGSAIYGGGSRCSAAFNVTKNSARYFVTAGHCTNISANWSASSGGAVIGVREGTSFPTNDYGIVRYTDGSAPAGNVNLYNGSFQDIASAADAVVGQALRKSGSTTKVTSGTVTAVNVTVNYGDGPVYNMVRTTACSAGGDSGGAHFAGSVALGIHSGSSGCTGTSGSAIHQPVKEALAAYGVTVY; this comes from the coding sequence ATGAGACGCACCCTTCGTGCGCGCATCGGCGTTTCCCTGCTCGTCGGCGCGACCCTCGGCCTCGGCGCGACCCCCGCCGGGGCCGAGGCCGTTCCCGCCGCGAGCGCCACCCCCGCCCCGGCCCCGTACGCCCTGGACGCCGCACTCGAACGGCAGCTCGGAGCGGACAGCGCGGGCAGTTACCTCGACGCGAGGACCGGTGGCCTCGTCGTCACCGTCACCAGCGACCGCGCCGCCGAACAGGCCCGTTCCGCAGGGGCGACCGCCCGCCGGGTGACGCGCAGCGCGGCGGATCTCGGCGCCGCGATGGACGCGCTGGAGGCCGGTGCGAAGATCACCGGCACCTCCTGGGGCATCGACCCCCGGACCAACCAGGTCGCGCTGGAGGCCGACGAGTCGGTCTCCGTACGGGAGATGGCCCGCATCAAGGCCGTCGCCGACCGGCTCGACGGGGCCGTCCGCATCACCAGGGTGCCCGGCGTCTTCCACCGCGAGGTCGCGGGCGGCAGCGCCATCTACGGCGGCGGGAGCCGCTGCTCGGCCGCGTTCAACGTGACCAAGAACAGCGCCCGGTACTTCGTGACCGCCGGCCACTGCACCAACATCTCGGCCAACTGGTCCGCGAGTTCCGGCGGAGCGGTGATCGGTGTCCGTGAGGGCACGAGCTTCCCGACCAACGACTACGGCATCGTCCGCTACACCGACGGCTCCGCGCCCGCGGGGAACGTCAACCTCTACAACGGCAGCTTCCAGGACATCGCCTCCGCCGCCGACGCGGTCGTGGGCCAGGCCCTCAGGAAGAGCGGCTCCACCACCAAGGTCACCAGCGGTACGGTCACCGCGGTCAACGTGACCGTCAACTACGGCGACGGCCCGGTCTACAACATGGTCCGCACCACCGCCTGCTCGGCCGGCGGCGACAGCGGCGGCGCCCACTTCGCCGGTTCCGTCGCCCTCGGTATCCACTCGGGCAGCTCCGGCTGCACCGGCACGAGCGGCTCCGCGATCCACCAGCCGGTCAAGGAGGCCCTGGCCGCGTACGGGGTCACGGTGTACTGA